From the Mycoplasmatota bacterium genome, one window contains:
- a CDS encoding replication-associated recombination protein A, translating into MQPLAYRIRPKKIEEVVGQQHLIGEGKLINNLIENNKMFSLIFFGPPGVGKTTIAKVLAEALNIPYAEFNAATDNKERLKQLIKTAQLSTDYIIIIDEIHRLKKDIQDLLLPYLEDGTTNLIGLTTNNPYFSVNPAIRSRCHLLELKPLSNDDIKYKLIEITKSEEIIKNKSIHDEAINSIIEMANGDLRSAINLLELTVLSSKDKEIKKEQVNLLHSQTSFTIDKNSDGHYDTLSAFQKSIRGSDVNAALHYLARLIVANDLESICRRLAIISFEDIGLANPLASIHTMSAIEAARQVGLPEARLPLSNAVIELALSPKSMSGHEAIDLAIADIKKGVIGDIPEFIKYRPINPPFKYSAKDPNKYKYQYLPDNLKDIEYYRPKENPNTYEFNLIQNYKLLKSKKIKG; encoded by the coding sequence ATGCAACCACTTGCTTATAGAATTAGACCTAAAAAAATTGAAGAAGTAGTTGGTCAACAACATTTGATTGGTGAAGGGAAACTAATAAATAACTTGATTGAAAATAATAAAATGTTTTCATTAATATTTTTTGGTCCTCCTGGTGTTGGTAAAACAACGATCGCTAAAGTTTTAGCTGAAGCACTTAATATTCCTTATGCTGAATTTAACGCTGCAACTGATAATAAAGAACGATTAAAGCAGTTAATTAAAACTGCCCAATTATCTACCGATTACATCATAATTATTGATGAAATTCATCGACTAAAAAAGGATATTCAAGATTTATTACTACCATATTTAGAAGATGGTACGACAAATCTCATTGGATTAACCACAAATAATCCCTATTTTAGTGTAAATCCTGCGATACGTTCACGATGTCATTTATTAGAGTTAAAACCATTATCTAATGATGACATTAAATATAAACTAATTGAGATAACAAAAAGTGAAGAAATTATTAAAAACAAAAGTATCCATGATGAAGCAATAAATTCTATCATTGAAATGGCTAATGGAGATTTACGAAGTGCAATCAATTTGTTAGAGTTAACCGTACTATCCTCTAAAGATAAGGAAATTAAAAAAGAACAAGTAAATTTATTACATTCACAAACCTCATTTACAATTGATAAAAATTCTGATGGTCATTATGATACTTTAAGTGCCTTTCAAAAATCAATTCGTGGTAGTGATGTGAATGCAGCACTGCATTATTTAGCTCGTTTAATTGTAGCGAATGATTTAGAAAGCATATGTCGAAGACTAGCAATCATTAGTTTTGAGGATATTGGCTTAGCTAATCCTTTAGCTTCTATACACACGATGTCAGCCATTGAAGCAGCAAGACAAGTAGGGTTACCGGAAGCTAGATTACCCCTATCAAACGCTGTGATTGAGCTTGCTTTATCGCCTAAATCAATGTCTGGTCACGAAGCGATTGATTTAGCAATTGCAGATATAAAAAAAGGAGTAATTGGTGACATACCAGAATTTATAAAGTATCGTCCGATTAATCCACCATTTAAATACAGTGCAAAAGACCCTAATAAGTATAAATATCAATATTTACCTGATAATTTAAAAGATATAGAATATTATAGACCTAAAGAAAATCCTAATACCTATGAATTCAACTTAATACAAAATTATAAATTACTTAAAAGTAAAAAGATTAAAGGATAA
- a CDS encoding DUF5011 domain-containing protein: MKKVIFVFILLMFLVHFDKAKADDACVPDNHPTFENVSDFYYEIGQPTPNYIEKITVTDICGNPVLITNESVNVNLVNYDEEGVYTLIYYALETVVTAKVYVFEDIPVIKGLEDFYIEVNSEEVDYLIGVTARDVFNDNDLTASIEVDSSNIDYTKVGTYDLIYSVQDHLGNETVKTVQVHIRDTTKPVIKNYKNLILEVNTDIDNYDFWNGINISDNSLQQVTQTLNLDNLKIGKIGVYEIEYIAIDESNNERRVPIQVQVIDTKKPVLKNISNLSILVNTSIEKSIFTQNITIEDNYDGVISIYHLRVDYHLINPNKPGVYPVLYFVSDSSGNYTEKIIYVTVLDEDKPQILNTGDIRVPLNTESIDYLENISCQDVTDGCLTDQIIVYDDLVNLNEIGTYPLTYIVYDSSGNYDIKQVNVIVYDEENPVITGVTDLIIEVRSELTKAYFLTQVTAFDNNDGDITSSVDVDLDQINFDELGTYQIKYFVSDTSGNIEETYAIVTIVDTTAPQITGYQDLTINLNQEIDETYLLSGLSVIDNYDGDITSLATVKGFYDTSKEGTYIITIEASDSSGNVSEVTFNLIVVIEGQPIQEDKNDYSIFYIVGGIGLSLIGTGFIGYRKRHLT, translated from the coding sequence ATGAAAAAGGTTATATTTGTTTTTATTTTGCTAATGTTTTTAGTCCATTTTGATAAGGCTAAAGCGGATGATGCATGTGTTCCTGATAATCATCCAACCTTTGAAAACGTGAGTGATTTTTATTATGAAATAGGACAACCTACCCCAAATTATATTGAAAAAATCACTGTTACAGATATTTGTGGTAATCCTGTTCTTATAACTAATGAATCTGTTAATGTTAATCTTGTTAATTATGACGAAGAGGGGGTATACACACTCATATACTATGCTTTAGAGACAGTTGTTACTGCAAAAGTTTACGTTTTCGAAGATATACCTGTTATCAAGGGATTAGAGGATTTTTATATTGAAGTTAATTCAGAAGAAGTAGATTATTTAATTGGAGTCACTGCTAGAGATGTGTTTAATGATAATGATTTAACTGCATCAATTGAAGTCGATTCCTCAAATATTGATTATACAAAAGTTGGTACTTATGATTTAATTTATTCAGTACAAGATCATTTAGGTAATGAAACCGTTAAAACTGTTCAGGTGCATATTCGAGATACGACAAAACCAGTTATAAAAAATTATAAAAATCTAATATTAGAAGTAAATACGGATATAGATAATTATGATTTTTGGAATGGAATTAATATTTCAGATAATAGTTTACAGCAGGTGACACAAACACTTAATTTAGATAATCTTAAAATTGGGAAGATTGGTGTATATGAAATTGAATATATCGCAATAGATGAATCAAATAATGAGAGAAGAGTACCAATTCAAGTGCAAGTGATTGATACTAAGAAACCAGTCTTGAAAAATATTTCAAATTTATCGATATTGGTGAATACATCAATAGAAAAATCTATATTTACTCAAAATATTACCATAGAAGATAATTATGATGGAGTTATTTCTATATATCATCTAAGGGTTGATTACCATTTAATTAATCCTAATAAACCTGGTGTATACCCTGTTTTATATTTTGTCTCTGATTCAAGTGGAAATTATACAGAAAAAATTATTTATGTTACTGTATTAGATGAGGATAAACCACAGATTCTAAATACAGGTGATATAAGAGTTCCACTTAATACGGAAAGCATCGATTATTTAGAAAATATTTCTTGTCAAGATGTAACAGATGGATGTTTAACTGATCAAATTATTGTATATGATGATTTAGTCAACTTAAATGAAATTGGAACGTATCCATTAACGTATATTGTTTATGATTCAAGTGGAAATTATGATATAAAACAAGTAAATGTTATTGTATATGACGAAGAAAATCCTGTTATTACTGGTGTAACAGATTTAATTATTGAAGTTAGATCTGAGTTAACAAAAGCATATTTCTTAACACAAGTAACAGCTTTTGATAATAATGATGGAGACATTACAAGTTCAGTTGATGTAGATTTAGACCAAATTAATTTTGATGAATTAGGAACCTATCAAATAAAATATTTTGTATCTGATACAAGCGGAAATATTGAAGAAACATACGCTATTGTCACGATTGTTGACACAACTGCACCACAGATAACAGGTTATCAAGATTTGACAATTAATTTAAATCAAGAAATAGATGAAACGTATTTATTAAGTGGATTGAGTGTAATAGATAACTATGATGGTGATATTACATCTTTAGCTACTGTAAAAGGGTTTTATGATACTAGTAAAGAAGGGACTTATATAATAACTATAGAGGCAAGTGATTCTAGCGGTAATGTTTCAGAAGTAACCTTTAATTTAATTGTGGTAATTGAAGGACAACCAATTCAAGAAGATAAAAATGATTACTCAATATTTTATATCGTAGGTGGGATTGGACTTTCTTTGATTGGAACAGGATTTATTGGTTATCGTAAAAGACATTTAACTTAA